Proteins encoded by one window of Cloeon dipterum chromosome 4, ieCloDipt1.1, whole genome shotgun sequence:
- the LOC135943849 gene encoding ELAV-like protein 2 has product MERLVARPTSASGGPSSDAYGATSTALYIPFVTPPAFKYHHGDINRYSSPASRELFNSVGSSLDRSSEQGDLPDYCELIVNCIPLEMKVQDLTTMFRNFDSVTSAKFVRDSTTGRSMGFVKYTKPHFTQKALAAMNGLKIGSEEIKVSYARPGCKDIKDATLYVNYLPSCVRTSAQLEEIFSPFGKIIASRLLLDSEMKPCGVGFVQFNVRQEAAAAVYALNGVVLEPSGGRPLVVKFPRGHFDGVPSQVKNVVYVDNLDSSVSETTLKAVFRQFGAVYDVFIVKNHCICSKNSAFVTMASFASAQAAINHLNGRFVGTKRINVAFRHSSP; this is encoded by the exons ATGGAGCGTCTGGTGGCGCGTCCCACTAGCGCGTCTGGTGGTCCGTCTAGTGACGCGTATGGTGCAACGTCGACTG CATTGTACATCCCATTCGTTACACCACCGGCCTTCAAGTACCACCATGGAGATATCAACAGATATTCCAGTCCAGCCTCAA GAGAATTGTTCAATTCTGTTGGCTCTTCCCTGGACAGGTCGTCAGAACAGGGCGATCTTCCCGATTATTGTGAATTAATTGTGAACTGCATTCCTCTTGAGATGAAGGTGCAAGATTTGACAACGATGTTCCGGAACTTCGACAGCGTGACCAGTGCGAAATTTGTTCGCGATTCTACTACAGGACGGAGCATGGGCTTTGTCAAGTACACTAAGCCTCATTTCACCCAAAAGGCATTAGCAGCCATGAATGGACTGAAAATTGGATCAGAAGAAATCaag GTGTCATATGCACGACCTGGTTGCAAGGACATCAAAGATGCTACCCTGTATGTGAATTATCTGCCGAGCTGTGTGAGAACCTCTGCCCAACTGGAGGAAATCTTCAGCCCCTTTGGCAAAATCATCGCGTCGCGCCTCTTGCTCGACTCGGAAATGAAGCCTTGCGGTGTCGGCTTTGTCCAATTCAACGTGAGGCAAGAAGCCGCTGCAGCTGTGTACGCGCTCAATGGCGTCGTTCTCGAACCCTCTGGCGGGAGACCTCTCGTGGTCAAATTCCCAAGAGGGCATTTTGACGGCGTGCCCAGCCAGGTCAAGAACGTGGTCTACGTCGATAATCTCGATAGCTCGGTCAGCGAGACCACTCTGAAGGCTGTGTTCCGCCAGTTTGGAGCCGTCTACGACGTCTTCATCGTCAAGAACCACTGCATTTGCAGCAAGAACTCTGCCTTTGTGACCATGGCCTCTTTCGCCTCAGCGCAAGCCGCCATCAACCATCTGAATGGAAGATTTGTGGGCACCAAGAGGATCAATGTGGCCTTCCGTCACTCTTCACCATAA